The following proteins come from a genomic window of Methanobacterium formicicum:
- a CDS encoding transposase: MKHHLNYSKEDPNYILLEKIFKIIGSRKSRTIIASKGVKNINMMILSTKITFTAIFFNTNIEFVVYELKRDKKLQRFFQINEVPSALQISEFISRFKPDTYVKITNSILMQTKPIKKRGNRTFIVDATPVDLDYNTKRKHRSKKYLKKQNLKWSYASSYGFYIGFKATIVIEHESAMPVAILIHSGAPHDTKIFTEIMENLRKRRIIRKGDTIIFDRGYYKYENYQIGISKYKIVPLIFPKEKFKLQKLKDKLTYPLRVFKDKKTEIKSKRLYKILTRILIQKIQNWKRYKPIRGKIEDFFKLCKSGLNLKKIHKYTPKSAEKTTILTVLLAGLITTQG; the protein is encoded by the coding sequence ATGAAGCATCACTTAAATTACAGTAAAGAAGACCCAAACTATATCTTGTTAGAAAAAATATTTAAAATTATCGGTTCTCGAAAATCAAGAACCATAATTGCTTCTAAAGGTGTTAAAAACATCAATATGATGATTTTATCAACCAAAATAACATTCACAGCTATATTTTTCAATACAAACATTGAATTCGTTGTTTATGAGCTTAAAAGAGATAAAAAGTTGCAAAGATTCTTCCAAATAAATGAAGTGCCCAGCGCACTTCAAATTTCAGAATTCATCTCACGATTCAAACCAGATACATACGTTAAAATCACAAACAGCATATTAATGCAAACTAAACCAATTAAAAAACGTGGAAACCGAACATTTATTGTTGATGCCACCCCTGTGGATTTAGATTACAATACCAAACGTAAACATCGCTCAAAAAAATACCTAAAAAAACAAAATCTAAAATGGAGCTACGCATCCTCTTATGGATTCTACATAGGATTTAAAGCCACTATAGTCATAGAACACGAATCTGCAATGCCTGTTGCCATTTTAATCCATTCTGGGGCACCACACGACACAAAAATCTTCACTGAAATAATGGAAAACCTCCGTAAAAGACGAATAATCAGAAAAGGAGACACTATAATTTTCGACAGAGGATATTACAAATACGAAAACTACCAAATCGGCATTTCCAAGTACAAAATTGTTCCTTTAATTTTTCCAAAAGAAAAATTCAAACTACAAAAACTCAAAGATAAATTAACTTACCCATTACGCGTATTCAAAGATAAAAAGACAGAAATCAAATCTAAAAGACTATACAAAATATTAACAAGGATATTAATCCAAAAAATACAAAATTGGAAACGATATAAACCTATAAGAGGAAAAATAGAGGATTTCTTCAAATTATGCAAATCAGGACTAAACTTAAAAAAAATACACAAATATACACCAAAATCAGCTGAAAAAACCACCATATTAACTGTATTATTAGCAGGGCTCATCACAACACAAGGCTA